The following coding sequences lie in one Miscanthus floridulus cultivar M001 chromosome 9, ASM1932011v1, whole genome shotgun sequence genomic window:
- the LOC136479090 gene encoding uncharacterized protein has translation MLTYGVPADATDEYVRIGESIAIESLRRFVAVVVDLFEDEYLRYPNEADTARLLTLGEKNGFLGMLWSIDCMYWAWKNCPVEFQGQYKGHVEKPTIILEVVASNDLWIWHAFFEMLGSHNDINVLHRSPLFANLAKRRAPEVNYTINDHDYTMGYYLADDIYPSWATLVKSISQSMGNKNKYFAKAQETARNNVERAFGVLQSRFAIVRGAARMWDIETLGDIMKACVIMHNMIVEDEGVVDPTERFDCGGQNVEPSHENNRTLNEFIEAHKRIKDKETHVQLKEGLVEHIWNHHSDLY, from the coding sequence ATGCTAACATATGGGGTTCCAGCTGATGCAACGGATGAGTATGTTCGCATTGGCGAAAGTATCGCAATTGAGAGCCTACGTAGGTTTGTTGCTGTAGTTGTTGATCTATTTGAAGATGAATACCTGAGATATCCTAATGAGGCTGACACAGCACGCTTACTAACACTCGGTGAGAAAAATGGTTTTCTTGGTATGTTATGGTCCATTGACTGTATGTATTGGGCGTGGAAGAATTGTCCTGTAGAATTTCAAGGTCAGTACAAGGGGCATGTGGAGAAGCCCACTATTATTTTGGAGGTTGTTGCTTCCAACGATCTTTGGATATGGCATGCCTTTTTTGAAATGCTTGGGTCTCATAATGATATCAATGTGCTTCATCGGTCTCCTTTATTTGCAAACCTGGCAAAGAGGAGAGCTCCTGAGGTGAACTATACCATTAATGATCATGATTATACGATGGGTTATTATCTAGCCGATGATATATACCCATCATGGGCTACTTTAGTGAAGTCCATCTCTCAGTCTATgggcaacaagaacaaatatttCGCCAAAGCACAGGAAACAGCGAGGAATAATGTCGAAAGAGCTTTTGGGGTTCTGCAATCTAGGTTCGCCATTGTTCGAGGAGCAGCTCGCATGTGGGACATAGAGACACTTGGAGACATCATGAAAGCTTGTGTCATAATGCACAATATGATTGTCGAGGATGAAGGAGTTGTTGACCCTACTGAGCGGTTCgattgtggtggtcaaaatgtgGAACCTTCTCATGAGAATAATCGAACCCTTAATGAATTTATTGAAGCGCACAAAAGGATCAAAGACAAGGAAACACATGTCCAGTTAAAAGAAGGCCTCGTCGAGCACATATGGAATCATCATTCTGATTTATATTAG
- the LOC136483308 gene encoding protein ZINC INDUCED FACILITATOR-LIKE 1-like isoform X1: MMGRGDSAEQQSAAAPLLEKTSAAAEASEAGGGYYYVEGCPGCAVDRHKAANPGIPYANFLYVWIVTLCTALPISSLFPFLYFMIRDLGVAKRTEDIGFYAGFVGASFMFGRCLTSTAWGIAADRIGRKPVVVFGISSVVVFNTLFGLSVNYWMAIATRFLLGALNGLLGPIKAYAIEVCRPEHEALALSLVSTAWGIGLIIGPALGGYLAQPAENFPTVFSTDSIFGRFPYFLPCLCTSIFAAVVLISCIWMPETLHKHKVHENRSQNIEALEAHLIDSKEKVEESGSLDTKKSLFRNWPLMSSIIVYCIFSFHDMAYTEVFSLWAESDKKYGGLSLSSEDVGQVLAISGASLLVYQLFLYPSITRVLGPIKSSRIAAILCIPILFAYPYMTYLSDPGLSIILNIASVIKNNLAVTIITGTFILQNNAVPQDQRGAANGLSMTGMSFFKALAPAGAGIVFSWAQKRQHAFFFPGDQMVFFLLNIVELVGLLFTFKPFLAVPEQLDSR; encoded by the exons ATGATGGGTCGGGGCGACTCGGCGGAGCAGCAGTCGGCGGCGGCGCCGTTGCTGGAGAAGACGTCGGCCGCGGCGGAGGCGTCGGAGGCGGGCGGCGGGTACTACTACGTGGAGGGGTGCCCAGGGTGCGCCGTGGACCGGCACAAGGCGGCGAACCCGGGCATCCCCTACGCCAACTTCCTCTACGTCTGGATCGTCACCCTCTGCACAG CTTTACCGATATCATCGCTGTTTCCGTTCTTGTATTTTATG ATAAGAGATCTGGGGGTTGCTAAAAGAACAGAAGATATCGGGTTCTACGCTGGTTTCGTAG GTGCCTCATTTATGTTTGGTAGATGCTTGACTTCAACAGCCTGGGGAATAGCAGCTGACCGTATCGGGAGGAAACCTGTTGTCGTGTTTGGCATTTCCTCTGT GGTTGTGTTCAATACATTGTTTGGTCTCAGTGTCAACTATTGGATGGCAATAGCTACGCGATTTCTGCTTGGTGCTTTAAATGGTTTACTTGGACCAATAAAG GCTTATGCCATTGAAGTTTGCCGACCTGAACATGAAGCGTTAGCACTATCACTT GTCAGCACAGCATGGGGAATAGGTCTCATTATTGGTCCTGCTCTTGGAGGTTATCTTGCACAG CCTGCAGAAAATTTTCCAACTGTCTTTTCAACTGACTCAATCTTTGGAAG GTTCCCATATTTCTTACCATGCTTATGCACATCAATCTTTGCTGCTGTTGTTCTCATAAGCTGCATATGGATGCCG GAGACTTTGCACAAGCACAAAGTTCATGAAAATAGAAGTCAGAACATTGAAGCTTTGGAGGCCCATCTGATTGATTCAAAAGAAAAGGTTGAAGAAAGTGGTAGTTTAGATACTAAGAAGAGCCTATTCAGGAATTGGCCATTGATGTCATCAATAATTGTCTATTGCATCTTCTCCTTCCATGACATGGCTTACACAGAG GTGTTCTCTCTATGGGCTGAAAGTGACAAGAAGTATGGTGGACTGAGTTTATCATCTGAGGATGTTGGTCAAGTTCTTGCAATCTCAG GTGCCAGTCTTCTTGTATATCAACTCTTTCTATATCCTAGTATCACTAGGGTTCTTGGGCCTATCAAATCTTCTCGAATTGCAGCT ATCCTGTGCATACCTATCCTCTTTGCCTACCCCTACATGACATACCTGTCAGACCCTGGATTATCAATCATTTTGAATATTGCGTCAGTGATAAAGAATAATCTTGCt GTTACCATCATTACAGGCACTTTCATCCTTCAAAATAATGCTGTG CCTCAGGACCAAAGAGGAGCTGCAAATGGACTGTCCATGACAGGGATGTCCTTTTTCAAGGCACTTGCTCCAGCAGGAGCTGGCATTGT GTTCTCATGGGCACAGAAACGCCAGCATGCCTTTTTCTTTCCAG GTGATCAGATGGTTTTCTTCCTCTTGAACATCGTCGAGCTGGTTGGGCTTCTCTTCACATTCAAACCCTTTCTGGCAGTACCAGAGCAATTGGATAGCAGATAG
- the LOC136479092 gene encoding glutathione S-transferase T3-like: MVTGEDDVPGLEDYTFSMKQDTQEIDEMCTKVQVVDVPVQPSGGVPRPCSTRPYSKRTKNFDPKENLVVVAAWLNTSKDPVLGANQPRGSFWSRSHAFYEKHKTTEAFRMECSIMHWWMTILDQVNKFCVCYEAIERRNQSGATIQDKVSDAAEMFKGLDRENKTFTLMHCWNKLKGEDKWKAERKRMAEQQASKNKKKQKINADSTPANIQVNINEDVSKIPPPESEARKRPMGSKKAKEVLRRGGGEACMEALDKMWAKKEAFEMEKEKKKDERFMASLELEKKCLSLDEKRWNQTSSKRKTK, from the exons ATGGTCACGGGAGAGGATGATGTTCCTGGTTTGGAAGACTACACTTTTTCCATGAAACAGGACACCCAGGAAATTGATGAGATGTGTACTAAAGTTCAAGTAGTTGATGTGCCGGTGCAACCAAGTGGAGGTGTTCCACGCCCTTGCAGTACAAGGCCTTATTCGAAGAGGACAAAAAACTTTGATCCGAAGGAGAATTTAGTTGTTGTGGCAGCTTGGTTGAACACGAGCAAAGATCCCGTGCTCGGGGCTAATCAACCTCGTGGCTCCTTTTGGAGTAGAAGTCATGCTTTCTATGAGAAACACAAGACAACTGAAGCGTTCAGAATGGAGTGTTCCATTATGCATTGGTGGATGACTATTTTGGACCAAGTGAACAAGTTTTGTGTATGCTACGAAGCGATTGAGCGTAGGAATCAAAGTGGTGCAACCATTCAAGACAAG GTTTCTGACGCGGCAGAGATGTTCAAGGGATTAGACAGGGAGAACAAGACATTCACTCTAATGCATTGTTGGAACAAGTTGAAGGGTGAAGACAAGTGGAAGGCTGAGAGGAAGAGAATGGCGGAGCAGCAAGCCAGTAAGAATAAGAAGAAACAGAAGATTAACGCGGATTCCACGCCTGCGAATATACAAGTCAATATCAATGAAGATGTCAGTAAGATTCCACCACCAGAATCCGAAGCACGAAAGAGGCCAATGGGTTCGAAGAAGGCAAAGGAAGTCCTAAGGCGAGGAGGTGGTGAAGCTTGCATGGAGGCTTTGGACAAGATGTGGGCTAAAAAGGAGGCTTTCGAgatggagaaggagaagaagaaagatgagaggtTCATGGCTTCACTTGAGCTAGAGAAAAAGTGTCTGTCATTAGATGAAAAAAGGTGGAATCAGACCTCATCGAAAAGGAAGACAAAATAA
- the LOC136483308 gene encoding protein ZINC INDUCED FACILITATOR-LIKE 1-like isoform X2, with the protein MECPGCAYDRRKEDLRLRNAKPYREFLYIWIISLTAALPISSLFPFLYFMIRDLGVAKRTEDIGFYAGFVGASFMFGRCLTSTAWGIAADRIGRKPVVVFGISSVVVFNTLFGLSVNYWMAIATRFLLGALNGLLGPIKAYAIEVCRPEHEALALSLVSTAWGIGLIIGPALGGYLAQPAENFPTVFSTDSIFGRFPYFLPCLCTSIFAAVVLISCIWMPETLHKHKVHENRSQNIEALEAHLIDSKEKVEESGSLDTKKSLFRNWPLMSSIIVYCIFSFHDMAYTEVFSLWAESDKKYGGLSLSSEDVGQVLAISGASLLVYQLFLYPSITRVLGPIKSSRIAAILCIPILFAYPYMTYLSDPGLSIILNIASVIKNNLAVTIITGTFILQNNAVPQDQRGAANGLSMTGMSFFKALAPAGAGIVFSWAQKRQHAFFFPGDQMVFFLLNIVELVGLLFTFKPFLAVPEQLDSR; encoded by the exons ATGGAGTGCCCCGGCTGCGCGTACGACCGGAGGAAGGAGGACCTCCGGCTCCGGAACGCCAAGCCGTACCGCGAGTTCCTCTACATCTGGATCATCTCCCTCACCGCCG CTTTACCGATATCATCGCTGTTTCCGTTCTTGTATTTTATG ATAAGAGATCTGGGGGTTGCTAAAAGAACAGAAGATATCGGGTTCTACGCTGGTTTCGTAG GTGCCTCATTTATGTTTGGTAGATGCTTGACTTCAACAGCCTGGGGAATAGCAGCTGACCGTATCGGGAGGAAACCTGTTGTCGTGTTTGGCATTTCCTCTGT GGTTGTGTTCAATACATTGTTTGGTCTCAGTGTCAACTATTGGATGGCAATAGCTACGCGATTTCTGCTTGGTGCTTTAAATGGTTTACTTGGACCAATAAAG GCTTATGCCATTGAAGTTTGCCGACCTGAACATGAAGCGTTAGCACTATCACTT GTCAGCACAGCATGGGGAATAGGTCTCATTATTGGTCCTGCTCTTGGAGGTTATCTTGCACAG CCTGCAGAAAATTTTCCAACTGTCTTTTCAACTGACTCAATCTTTGGAAG GTTCCCATATTTCTTACCATGCTTATGCACATCAATCTTTGCTGCTGTTGTTCTCATAAGCTGCATATGGATGCCG GAGACTTTGCACAAGCACAAAGTTCATGAAAATAGAAGTCAGAACATTGAAGCTTTGGAGGCCCATCTGATTGATTCAAAAGAAAAGGTTGAAGAAAGTGGTAGTTTAGATACTAAGAAGAGCCTATTCAGGAATTGGCCATTGATGTCATCAATAATTGTCTATTGCATCTTCTCCTTCCATGACATGGCTTACACAGAG GTGTTCTCTCTATGGGCTGAAAGTGACAAGAAGTATGGTGGACTGAGTTTATCATCTGAGGATGTTGGTCAAGTTCTTGCAATCTCAG GTGCCAGTCTTCTTGTATATCAACTCTTTCTATATCCTAGTATCACTAGGGTTCTTGGGCCTATCAAATCTTCTCGAATTGCAGCT ATCCTGTGCATACCTATCCTCTTTGCCTACCCCTACATGACATACCTGTCAGACCCTGGATTATCAATCATTTTGAATATTGCGTCAGTGATAAAGAATAATCTTGCt GTTACCATCATTACAGGCACTTTCATCCTTCAAAATAATGCTGTG CCTCAGGACCAAAGAGGAGCTGCAAATGGACTGTCCATGACAGGGATGTCCTTTTTCAAGGCACTTGCTCCAGCAGGAGCTGGCATTGT GTTCTCATGGGCACAGAAACGCCAGCATGCCTTTTTCTTTCCAG GTGATCAGATGGTTTTCTTCCTCTTGAACATCGTCGAGCTGGTTGGGCTTCTCTTCACATTCAAACCCTTTCTGGCAGTACCAGAGCAATTGGATAGCAGATAG